Genomic segment of Vicugna pacos chromosome 31, VicPac4, whole genome shotgun sequence:
AGCActagttaacttttttttctgttacagaaTCAATCATTATGATCAACTCTCTTGGAATCCAGTTTGACAAAAATGGAAGGACCAGCCATTCTAGAGTCCCAAAAGGCCTATCGTGAattacctttccatttattttctctccaGGCTTGAATCCATTGTATTCAGAAATGCACAAGCGATGTTATCAAAACGGTACCTGCAGATTTGAGTGCTACGTAAGTGAAATGTTAGTTGCCTACTGTAAGTTTCAGCTGGAGTGCTGTATCAAAGGCAACCCTGACCCCTGACGTGAGAAGCCAAGAAACGCCAATCATCTTGTAAGTCCTTGGCATGCCTCTGTCTCTTACACAGCCAGGGGATTTAAACTGAACTGTGACACTGTGATGTGCCCACAGCTGTTGGTTTTTAGCATTTCTTACAAGCCATCAGAACTTTAGAATCTTAAGATCTTGGATTTGAAAAGCTGAGCCGCAGCTAAGGTTCTCATGAAAacaacttagaatatattttctcACTTCAGAGCGATAGTCAGGCTCTCCTCAAGGCCTGCTTTCCTCTCTGTTCATAGAAAGGATGTCTGTATCATTTGTGGAGGCTTCCAATTACAGAAACATCTTTCTACACCCAGGCTTTCCCCTGTCGTCCCTTCAGCTCCCCATTCACCTTTTCTTTGAGCCTCCCATCTGGAGAGAGGAACAGATCTGCCCTTTTGATCTTGTATGTCTCTCACATGGACCACATCAGCAAGACTTAACTGCAGGCCGGCATGAGTCTTGACTGAATCTGACCCTGCAGTTCTTTTTGAAACACAAAGGATAAAAGCCATGTTATG
This window contains:
- the DEFB134 gene encoding beta-defensin 134, with amino-acid sequence MPLLIVFVFLFFWNPALTGLNPLYSEMHKRCYQNGTCRFECYVSEMLVAYCKFQLECCIKGNPDP